A window from Peromyscus eremicus chromosome 1, PerEre_H2_v1, whole genome shotgun sequence encodes these proteins:
- the Tbc1d12 gene encoding TBC1 domain family member 12 isoform X4 has protein sequence MVAEAKKREIKEAHKRKRIMKERFKQEESIASAMVIWINEILPNWEVMRSTRRVRELWWQGLPPSVRGKVWSLAVGNELNITPELYEIFLSRARERWKSFSETSSDNDIEGISVADREASLELIKLDISRTFPSLYIFQKGGPYHDVLHSILGAYTCYRPDVGYVQGMSFIAAVLILNLEEADAFIAFANLLNKPCQLAFFRVDHGMMLKYFATFEVFFEENLSKLFLHFKSYSLTPDIYLIDWIFTLYSKSLPLDLACRVWDVFCRDGEEFLFRTGLGILRLYEDVLLQMDFIHIAQFLTKLPEDITSEKLFSCIAAIQMQNSTKKWTQVFASVTKDIKEGDKNSSPALKS, from the exons ATGGTGGCTGAAGCTAAAAAACGAG aaattaaagaagcacataaaagaaaaagaataatgaaagaaCGATTTAAGCAGGAAGAAAGCATTGCAAGTGCAATGGTAATTTGGATCAATGAGATACTGCCCAATTGGGAAGTGAT GCGTAGTACAAGAAGAGTTCGAGAATTGTGGTGGCAGGGATTGCCCCCTAGTGTTCGTGGGAAAGTTTGGAGTCTAGCTGTAGGAAATGAACTAAATATCACTCCTG AACTTTATGAAATCTTTCTTTCAAGAGCCAGAGAACGGTGGAAAAGCTTCAGTGAAACAAGTTCTGATAATGACATTGAAG GTATATCTGTTGCTGACCGAGAGGCTAGTCTGGAATTAATTAAGTTGGACATATCCCGTACATTTCCATCTCTCTACATCTTTCAGAAG gGTGGCCCATATCACGATGTTTTACATAGTATCTTAGGGGCGTATACCTGTTACAGACCTGATGTTGGTTAT GTCCAAGGCATGTCCTTCATTGCAGCTGTGCTGATTCTCAATCTGGAGGAAGCAGACGCCTTCATTGCATTTGCGAATCTCCTAAATAAGCCATGCCAGTTGGCCTTTTTCCGGGTGGATCACGGCATG aTGTTGAAGTATTTTGCAACATTTGAGGTATTCTTTGAGGAAAACTTGTCCAAACTATTTCTTCATTTCAAGTCATACAGTCTTACACCAGATATATACTTGATAGATTG GATCTTCACATTGTACAGCAAATCACTGCCACTTGATCTGGCTTGCCGTGTCTGGGATGTGTTTTGCAGAGATGGAGAGGAATTTTTATTTAGGACTGGATTAGGGATCCTCCGGCTATATGAAGATGTACTCCTACAGATGGACTTTATTCATATAGCACAGTTTCTTACCAAATTGCCAGAAGATATCACGTCAGAAAAGCTCTTCAGCTGTATTGCAGCCATTCAGATGCAGAATAGCACCAAAAAATGGACTCAG GTCTTTGCATCTGTCACGAAGGACATTAAAGAAGGGGATAAGAACAGCAGTCCTGCTCTGAAGAGCTAA